The following DNA comes from Phytohabitans rumicis.
TGGTCGGGGTGATGCGCTCCCAGTGCCAGCTCGGCGCGTCGCCCCGCTCGTGCCAGATGACCGGCGAGTCCGCATAGCGCTGTCCGAAATGGACACCGAGGTTGTCGATCTGGTGGACGTCCTGCTCCAGGATGCCGGCCAGGTGCTCGCGGGAGACGCCGGCCGCGGCCAGCCGCTCGAACCGCCGCCACACCTCGACCAGGCCGGCGCACAGCTCGCGGTTGAACAGCGCGACCGGGCGCCGCTCGGCCTCGTAGCTGTCCAGCAGCCGCGCCCCGCCCCAGCCGGACACCAGCGCGGCCAGCTTCCAGCCCAGGTCGACGGCGTCGGCGATGCCGGTGTTCACCGCGTGCCCGCCCACCGGGTAGAACCGGTGGGCCGCGTCCCCGACCAGGTACGCCGAGCCCTTGCCGTACGTCCGCGCGATCGCCAGCGAGCCCACCCACCGGGTCGCGCCGAGCACCTCGTCCACCGCCAGGTCGACGCCCAGCCGTTCCTGCACCAGACCCATCGGGTCGGTGGTCAACGGCTCGTCGACGGGCGCCCGGACGATGCCGATCCAGGTGTCCCGCTCGTCGTGGGAGACGAGCGTCAGGCCCCGCGCGACGATCGTGATGAAGGCCCGCCCGTGCCGGCGCAACACCGGATCGGCGCTCTTGAAGTGCACCGACAGGTGCTCGGTGGGGGTGCTCCACTCGTCGAACGGGATCTCCAGACACCGGCGCACCGTGCTGCCGGCACCGTCGCACGCCGCCAGGTAGCGGGCCTCGATGACGTGCCGCGTGCCGGTGCCCGGATCCACCACGGTCGCGGCCACGCCGCCCGCCTCGGACGCCAGGTCGGCGAAGGTCCACCCCTCCCGCACGTCGATGAGCGGATGGCGGCGGGCCGCGTCCCGGGTGAGGGCTTCGAGCAGCGATCCGGGAACCCGCTGGTACGGCTCGGCCGGCGCGGAGCCGTCGTTCACCGCGGCGTACCGCTGCCGCATCTGGTTGACCGACGGGTGGTGCCAGACCAGCACGGGGGGCTGCCCGAGGTCCTGCGCCCACAGCAGGTCGGTCGAGTGCTCCGGGTCGACGCCGCCCTCCCGGATTGCGCCGGCGAGGCCCAGCCGCCGCAGCAGCTCCATGCTGCGCCCGCTGAGGTAGCAGTCCATCTTCGGGTACGCGGCCGGCGCGACCGACCTTTCGATCACCACGCTGGGCACCTGATGGCGGGCCAGCTCCAGGGCGAGGAGCGCGCCCACGGCCCCGGCACCGACCACGAGCACCGGCGTGCTGAATGTCTTCGCGGGCAACCCGTCCTCCCCTCCCGGACCTCCGACAGCATGCGCTGGGAGGGGCAAATCCACATGGCGTGTTCACGCCATGTGTCCGGGCGGCGACGCCTACTTTCCGTGTAGCGCGTTGGTCAACGCGACCCGGCTGTTGACGCCGACCTTCTGGAAGATGTTGCGCAGGTGACTGTCCACAGTGTGCGGCGAGCAGCCCCGCTTCTCGGCGATCTCGCGGTTGCTCATGCCCTGCGCCACCATGCGGGTGATGGCCAGCTCGGTGGCGGTCAGGCCGCCGAGGGGGGTCGCGGGCGCGCCGCCCGGCGAGGACTTCACCCGGCTGCGTACGCCGAACCGGCGCAGCCTGCGCTCCATCCGTTCCACCGCCCGGCGCGCGCCGCAGGTGGTGGCCTCGGCGACCGCGTCCTCCAGCAGCTCGACCGCGCCGGAGCGGTGCCCCGCGTCGTGCTCGACCACCGCGAGGTCCTCCATCGCGCTGATCCGGGCCAGCGTGCGAGGGGTGGCCCGGTAGCGGTCGACGGCGTCGCGCAGGGCGACCGCGTCGCGTTTGAGCAGCCCTTCGGCGTGGGCCGCCGCGGCGGGCAGCGAGGGCACCGCCGGGTTGAGCTCGGCCAGCGCGCGTGCGGCGTCGACGGCCGCCCCGGCCACCGCCGGCTCCTTCGCCCGCAGCGCGACGCGCACCAGGTCGGCAGCCGCGCCGGGATCGTTGGCGAACAGCAGCAGGCGACCCGGCAGGGCATGGTGGATCTCCTCCAGGGTGGCCAGCGCCGCCTCGGGCTGGCCGTCCGCCGCCTGGAACACCGCGAAGGACCAGCCCACGTCCTCGGGCGCGGAGGTGATGCCCTCGTCGAGCAGGCGCTGCATGGCGCGCAGGTGCTCGCGGGCCACCGGCATCTGGGCGCGGGCGACGGCCACCCTGGTCAGCATGCCGAGCAGGGGCAGGCACAGCTGCCAGGCGCTGAGCTGCTGCGCGATCCGGATGCCGGCCTCGGCCTCGGCCACCGCGTCGTCCAACCGGCCGCGCGCGGTGGCCAGCGAGGCGTTGTAGTACGCCCACAACGGCTGCGACCACGCCGTACCCAGCTCGTCCGCCTCGTGCCGGCCGACGGCGATGACCTCCTCGGCCTCGGCGAAGCGGTCCACCGCGGTGAGCGCGCCGCCCAACCAGATGCGCGGGTGCCGGTGCAACGCGGCGCCACCGGCGCGGTCCGCGACCTGCACGGCGTGGCGGGCGTGCGCCACCGCGTCGGCGAGCCGGCCCTGGGCCTGGGCGACGACGCTGCGCGCCGCGCTGCCGAACGCCGACGCGGCGGGCTCGTCGTGCGCGGTGCCGAGCCGGTCGGCCTCGGCGCCGGCCTGCTCGGCCCCGGCAGGTCGTGCACGTACAGCAGCGCGTGCGCCTCGACGGCGTGCAGCCTGGCCCGGACCGCGGGCGGCACCGGCGACCCGGCCAGCGCCCGCCGGACGTAGTCGACGCACACCTGGTTCTGCCCGGCGTGCTTGAGCGCCTCCGCCAGGCCCAGCAGGACGGTGGCCTCGGTCTCGGCGTCCAGGCCATGGCGCAGCGCCGCCTCGCCCAGCTCGCGCGCCTCGGGCAGGCGCCCGGCGGATGCCAGCAGCCCGACCGCGGCCACGCTCAGCCGCAGCCGGCCGTCGGGATCGCCCAGCCGGTCGCGGGCCCGCAGGATGAGGTCGGCGGCCGTGCTGGGGGCGCGGTCCGCGACCTCCTCGGCGGCGGCCCGCAACACCTGGACCGCGCCGTCGTCACCGGTCTGCCCGTCCAGCAGCAGATGCTCGGCGATCTCCGGCGGCGTGCCACCCGCCTGGCGGACCACGTCGGCGGCCTCGCCGTGCATGGCGGCGCGCACCGGCCCGCTCAGGTCGTCATAGATCGCCTGCCGCAGCAGGTCGTGCGCGAAGGTCAGGGTCGCTCCCCGCGCCCGCAACACGCCGGTGGCCACCGCCTCGTCCACGGCCGTCAGCAGCTCGACCGCCCGCAGCCCCCACAGCTGGGCCGCGGCGTGCACCGTGAACGGGCGCCCGAAGACGGATCCGGCCTGCAGCAGCCGGATGGCCTGCGGCGACAGGCCGTACAGACGCTCGATGGCGGCCGCCCGGAAGTCGGCCGGCAGGTCGGCGCCCACCACCGAGGCGACGCCCTCGGCGACCAGGATCTGCCCGGCGGCCTGCAACGCGGTGAAGTACTGCTCCAGCAGGAACGGGTTGCCGTGCCCTCGGCGGCGAGGGCCAGCACCGTGGCGTCGGCCTCGGCACCGAGCACGTTCGAGCAGAGCGCGCCGACCGCGGCCTCGTCCAGCGGGGCGAGGGACAGTTGCTCGGCGCCCTCGCGGACCAGCCAGTCGATCGCCTCGTGGGCCGGCGACGGCGTCGCGGCCGGGCGCCGGGCCAGCACCCAGCGCACCGGCGAGGAGGACAGCCTCGGCACCAGCACGCGCAGGGCGAGCGCGCTGAACTCGTCCGTCCAGTGCGCGTCGTCGACGACCACCAGCAGCGGGCCGGCCGCCGCGTACTCCTCCAGGGCCTCGCCGATCCGCTCGACGTACCAGAGCCGGTCGCCCTGATGCTCGCGCAGCCCGGACAGGTCCACCGGGCGCGGTCGGGCCTCCCGCAGCGCCGAGACGACCGTCTTCAGCGGCGCCACCCGGTCCAGCTCGATCGCCTGCCCGGACGCCACCGCCAGCCCGGCCGCCGAGCCGTGCCGGATCATCTCAGCCAGCAGGCGGGTCTTTCCGATGCCGGGCGGCCCGGTGATCACCAGGCAGCCGCCGGTGCCGCCGGCGGTCGCGCGGAGCACATCGCGGAGTCGGGCCAGCTCGATGTCCCGGCCCACCAGCGCAGTCACCTGTCGGCTCTCCATATGCGACCATGCCTACCACATAGGACCCGAAGGCCGTCAGCCTCCGGAAGCACCGACTATCAGCTCCTGAAGGATCGAAGAACCGTGCACCGTCAGCACGGACTCCGGGTGGAACTGCACCGAGCGGACGCCCGGGCCGCGTAGCGCGTGGACCTCACCGGTGCCCGGGTCGCGGCTGACGTCGAGGGGTTCGGGCAGCAGCGGAGAGTCATGCCGATCGGTGCCGGCGTACGCGGCGAACGTGTTGTAGAAGCCGACGCGCTCCGCCCGCCCGAACAAGTCGATCTCCCGTTGCTCGCCCTGCGCCGGCGCCGGCCGCCGCCGCAGCGGCAGGCCGAGCACCGAAGCCAGGACCTGGTGACCGAGGCAGACGGCCACCAGCGGGGTACGCGCCGCGATCAGCGCCGCGATCAGCCGGCGCAGCGCCGCGATCCTCGGCTCGGTGGCCAGCCGCGGATCCCCCGGCCCCGGCCCGGCGAGCACCGCGTCGTACCCGGCCGGCAGGCAGCCGTCGCCCACCGGCCGCACCGTCACGGCGAGCCGCAGGGCGCGCAGCTGGTACGCGATCATCGCGGTGAACGCGTCGCCGGCGTCGACCACCAGGACCCGCCGGCCGGCCGGCACCGCCGCGCTGGGGCGGCGCACCTGGCCCAGCCAGAACGGGGCGAGCCGCTCGTTGCGGGCGGTGAGCGCGGCCGCCACCCGCGGGTCCGTGCCGAACAGCGCCCGATTGCGCCGAAGCGGGCGTACCGGCCCGGCCGCGCCGCCGATCGCGGCGAGCAGACCGGCCGCCTTCGCCCGCGTCTCGGCGACCTCGCCGTCCGGGTCCGAGTGGCGGACCAGGGTCGCCCCGACGCCGATCTCCAGCCGGCCGTCCGCGCGGATGTCGGCGGTCCGGATGAGGATCGCCGAATCGAGCGTGCGGCGCCCGCCGCGCTGCCCGATCAGCGCCAGCACCCCGCCGTAGTAGCCGCGGCCGCGGGGCTCGTGCCGCTCGATCACCCGGCAGGCGTTCTCCAGCGGGCTGCCGGTCACGGTGGGCGCGAACATGGTCTGCCGCAGCACCTCGCGCACGTCCATGCCGGTCCGTCCGGCCAGGCTGTACTCGGTATGCGCCAGGTGCGCCATCTCGGTCAGCCGGGGGCCGGTGAGCGAAAGCTCGTCGTGGCAGATCCGGCCCAGCATCTTCAGCTCCTCGTCGACCACCATGTAGAGCTCGTCGGTCTCCTTGCGGTCGGCGAGGAAGCGCAGCAGGCCGGCGGTGCTGGGCCCGCCCGCCGGATACCGGTACGTGCCGCTGATCGGGGTCATCGCGGCCACGCCGCCGTCGAGGCTGACGTGCCGTTCGGGCGTCGCGCCGACGAGCGTCCGCCCTCCACAGTGGACCACGAAGGTCCAGTACGCGCCGCGTTCCAGGGCCAGCAGGCGGCGGAAGATGCCTAGCGCGGTACGGGGCGAGTGGTTGGCGACCGTCGCCACGAACGAGCGGCGGATCACGAAGTTGGACCCCTCCCCCGCGCCGATCTCGTCGGCGAGCACCCGGCGCACGACGGCGCGGTACTCGTCGTCGCCGGCGTCGAAACCCTGGGCGCCCAGGACGGCGCCGGTCGAGGGCAGCACGGCCAGCGCCTGCGCCACGGTCGCGGTTCCCCGCGCGCACGGCTGCAGGACCAGCAGCGGTGTGCCGTCGTCGTGGCACCCGAACCCGCGCTCGGTCAGCTGGCGGTACGGCACGACGGCCAGCAGGTCGTGGCCGTCCCGGCCCGGCCGTACCGGCGGCAGCGGCAGGTCGGCCAGCCGGTCGACGGCGCGGGCCGCGCCGAGGAGGATCTCCACCCGTTCGGGGGTGGCCGACCGGTGCACCAGCGCGAACGCCGGCGGGTCGGGGGCGAGCACGGTAGCCAGGTCCGCCATGGTCATGCACCCACGCTGGCATCCGTCGCCCGCCGGGGCCACTACCAGCACGAGTAGTGGCCCGCCTGCCCCGGCTGACCTAGCGTCGAGTTGACGGCGATCCACCGTCCGATGTAGACCGACGGGAGGCCGGGATGTCCGGGCACGGGTCCTTCGCACGTACCTTGCGGCACCGCCGCCTCTGGCGGCACAGCGGCCGGCTCTTCGTGGTGCCGCTCGACCACGCCGTGACCACCGGGCCGATCGTTCCCGGTGCCCGCCTCGACCACCTGGTCGGCCAGCTCGCCGAGTGCGGCGTCGACGCGGTCGTCCTGCACAAGGGGTGCCTGCGGCGCGTCCGGGCCGAGCACTTCCAGGGCATGTCGCTGATCGTCCACCTGAGCGCGAGCACCTGCCGGGCCGCCGACCCGGACGCGAAGTACCTCGTCGCCACCGTGGCGGAGGCGGTACGGCTCGGCGCGGACGCGGTCAGCGTGCACGTCAACGTCGGCTCGCGCGACGAGGCGCGCCAGATCGCCGACCTGGCCGGCGTGGCCGAAGCCTGCGACCGCTGGAGCGTGCCGCTGCTGGCCATGATGTACCCGCGCGGACCGGCCACCCGCGACCCGCGCGACCCGGCGCTCATCGCGCATGCCGTCGCCATCGCCGCCGACCTCGGCGCGGACATCGTCAAGACCGTGTACCCCGGTTCGGCGGCGGCGATGCGGGACGTCACCCGCGCGGCCGGAGTGCCGGTCCTGGTGGCCGGCGGGCCGCAGCACGCCGCCGGCGACCTCCTCGACCAGATCGGTGCGGCGCTGCGCGGCGGGGCCGCGGGTGTCGCGATAGGACGGAACATCGCGCTGGCCGACGATCCGGCGGCGACGGCACGGAAGGTCGCCGACCTCGTGCACGGCCAGAGCGAGCCAGAAGCCATTATCCAATGAGGACAGAGATGAACGAGCCAGAAACCATTATCCAAGGAGGACAGAGATGAAACTGTGCTGGTTGGACATCCGCGCCACGGGAGCGCTCACGGACGCGGTCCGCGCGGAGGCGATCCACGGGCGGATCGACGCGATCGTCGCGGGAGACGCCGCCGATCTGGCGCCGCTGCCGCCCACCGTCACCAAGGTGTTGCTGGCCAAGGACGGCCGGCTGCCGGACGACATCGGCACAGCGGACATCGTCGTGGTCGGCGCCGAACGGGCCGGTGAGTACGAGGAACTGGCCCGGCGCCACCCCGATGTCCACCATGGACGGTACGTCGAGGTGACCGACGCGGCGAGCCTGGACCTGGCCTGCCACTGCGCCAGCACCGGCGCGTGGACGGTGCTCTCGTTCCGCGACCCGACGAAGATCCCGCTGGAGATCGTGCTCGCCGCCGCCGCCGACGCGCCGGGCAGCGTCGTCACGGTGGTCGACGATCCCGCCGACGCGGCGGTGGTCTTCGGCGTCCTGCAGCACGGGTCGGACGGGGTGATGCTGGCGCCCCGCGCGGTCGGCGACGCCAGCCGGCTCAAGGCCGCCGCCGAGCCGCCGCTTCCCGACCTGGGGCTGGTGGAGCTGTCCGTCACCGGCGTACGGCACGTCGGCATGGGCGAGCGGGCCTGCGTGGACACCTGCACCTACCTGCGCCCCGACGAGGGGATCCTGGTCGGCTCGCACGCCAAGGGGATGCTGGTGTGCGCGAGCGAGACGCATCCCCTGCCGTACATGCCGACCCGGCCGTTCCGGGTCAACGCCGGCGCCATCATGTCGTACACGCTCGCCGGTGCGGGGCACACCCGCTACCTCAGCGAGCTGCGCGCCGGCGCCGAGGTGCTCGCGGTCGACGCGCACGGGCGTACCCGGCTGGTCACCGTCGGCCGCGTCAAGATCGAGACCCGGCCGCTGCTGGCCATCGACGCGGTCGCCGCGGACGGCCGCACGGTCAACGCGATCGTGCAGGACGACTGGCACGTACGGGTGGTCGGCAAGGGCGGCACGGCGCTCAACTCCACCACGCTCGCACCGGGCGACATCGTGCTCGGGCACCTGCCGACCCGGGAGCGCCACGTCGGCTATCCCATCGACGAGCTGTGCTACGAGCAATGACCGTCTTCGACTTCCACGCCCGCCTCACGCCGGAGCCGGAGGCGCTGCCGAGGCTGCTGCGCGCCCTGGACGCCGCCGGGATCGCCCGCGCCGCCATCGCCGCCGGCGGCGTGGTCGACCTGGACCGGCTGTCCGCGCAGCTCGTCGACGGCGGCCACAGCCGGGCCACGGCCGACAACGAGACGGTACGCGCGGCCGGGGCGGGCAGCGGCGGCCG
Coding sequences within:
- a CDS encoding FAD-dependent monooxygenase, yielding MPAKTFSTPVLVVGAGAVGALLALELARHQVPSVVIERSVAPAAYPKMDCYLSGRSMELLRRLGLAGAIREGGVDPEHSTDLLWAQDLGQPPVLVWHHPSVNQMRQRYAAVNDGSAPAEPYQRVPGSLLEALTRDAARRHPLIDVREGWTFADLASEAGGVAATVVDPGTGTRHVIEARYLAACDGAGSTVRRCLEIPFDEWSTPTEHLSVHFKSADPVLRRHGRAFITIVARGLTLVSHDERDTWIGIVRAPVDEPLTTDPMGLVQERLGVDLAVDEVLGATRWVGSLAIARTYGKGSAYLVGDAAHRFYPVGGHAVNTGIADAVDLGWKLAALVSGWGGARLLDSYEAERRPVALFNRELCAGLVEVWRRFERLAAAGVSREHLAGILEQDVHQIDNLGVHFGQRYADSPVIWHERGDAPSWHWERITPTTWPGTRAPAVRLRGGGELFDRLGAAFTLVDLSGRGMGAPLVREANGRGIPMTNLVVDDLAVRACWERDLVLVRPDQHVAWRDDSPPADWGTVLDRVTGQEPTRTRHVPALLAGQTRA
- a CDS encoding anthranilate synthase family protein; the encoded protein is MTMADLATVLAPDPPAFALVHRSATPERVEILLGAARAVDRLADLPLPPVRPGRDGHDLLAVVPYRQLTERGFGCHDDGTPLLVLQPCARGTATVAQALAVLPSTGAVLGAQGFDAGDDEYRAVVRRVLADEIGAGEGSNFVIRRSFVATVANHSPRTALGIFRRLLALERGAYWTFVVHCGGRTLVGATPERHVSLDGGVAAMTPISGTYRYPAGGPSTAGLLRFLADRKETDELYMVVDEELKMLGRICHDELSLTGPRLTEMAHLAHTEYSLAGRTGMDVREVLRQTMFAPTVTGSPLENACRVIERHEPRGRGYYGGVLALIGQRGGRRTLDSAILIRTADIRADGRLEIGVGATLVRHSDPDGEVAETRAKAAGLLAAIGGAAGPVRPLRRNRALFGTDPRVAAALTARNERLAPFWLGQVRRPSAAVPAGRRVLVVDAGDAFTAMIAYQLRALRLAVTVRPVGDGCLPAGYDAVLAGPGPGDPRLATEPRIAALRRLIAALIAARTPLVAVCLGHQVLASVLGLPLRRRPAPAQGEQREIDLFGRAERVGFYNTFAAYAGTDRHDSPLLPEPLDVSRDPGTGEVHALRGPGVRSVQFHPESVLTVHGSSILQELIVGASGG
- a CDS encoding helix-turn-helix transcriptional regulator — protein: MAEAEAGIRIAQQLSAWQLCLPLLGMLTRVAVARAQMPVAREHLRAMQRLLDEGITSAPEDVGWSFAVFQAADGQPEAALATLEEIHHALPGRLLLFANDPGAAADLVRVALRAKEPAVAGAAVDAARALAELNPAVPSLPAAAAHAEGLLKRDAVALRDAVDRYRATPRTLARISAMEDLAVVEHDAGHRSGAVELLEDAVAEATTCGARRAVERMERRLRRFGVRSRVKSSPGGAPATPLGGLTATELAITRMVAQGMSNREIAEKRGCSPHTVDSHLRNIFQKVGVNSRVALTNALHGK
- a CDS encoding 2-amino-3,7-dideoxy-D-threo-hept-6-ulosonate synthase → MSGHGSFARTLRHRRLWRHSGRLFVVPLDHAVTTGPIVPGARLDHLVGQLAECGVDAVVLHKGCLRRVRAEHFQGMSLIVHLSASTCRAADPDAKYLVATVAEAVRLGADAVSVHVNVGSRDEARQIADLAGVAEACDRWSVPLLAMMYPRGPATRDPRDPALIAHAVAIAADLGADIVKTVYPGSAAAMRDVTRAAGVPVLVAGGPQHAAGDLLDQIGAALRGGAAGVAIGRNIALADDPAATARKVADLVHGQSEPEAIIQ
- a CDS encoding ATP-binding protein yields the protein MTALVGRDIELARLRDVLRATAGGTGGCLVITGPPGIGKTRLLAEMIRHGSAAGLAVASGQAIELDRVAPLKTVVSALREARPRPVDLSGLREHQGDRLWYVERIGEALEEYAAAGPLLVVVDDAHWTDEFSALALRVLVPRLSSSPVRWVLARRPAATPSPAHEAIDWLVREGAEQLSLAPLDEAAVGALCSNVLGAEADATVLALAAEGTATRSCWSSTSPRCRPPGRSWSPRASPRWWAPTCRPTSGRPPSSVCTACRRRPSGCCRPDPSSGARSRCTPRPSCGGCGRSSC
- a CDS encoding 3-dehydroquinate synthase II family protein, coding for MKLCWLDIRATGALTDAVRAEAIHGRIDAIVAGDAADLAPLPPTVTKVLLAKDGRLPDDIGTADIVVVGAERAGEYEELARRHPDVHHGRYVEVTDAASLDLACHCASTGAWTVLSFRDPTKIPLEIVLAAAADAPGSVVTVVDDPADAAVVFGVLQHGSDGVMLAPRAVGDASRLKAAAEPPLPDLGLVELSVTGVRHVGMGERACVDTCTYLRPDEGILVGSHAKGMLVCASETHPLPYMPTRPFRVNAGAIMSYTLAGAGHTRYLSELRAGAEVLAVDAHGRTRLVTVGRVKIETRPLLAIDAVAADGRTVNAIVQDDWHVRVVGKGGTALNSTTLAPGDIVLGHLPTRERHVGYPIDELCYEQ